From Oceanibaculum nanhaiense, the proteins below share one genomic window:
- a CDS encoding TAXI family TRAP transporter solute-binding subunit: MCPDLSRNPGKTSEARARLRSAIAALCLASVAVTLLGCAQVIRRPDVMVGTASPGDVDYPLGGSICRLFNLDTPRHGLRCAEKPSEESASNIESLLSGGIDVGIVLSDDLADAVAGEGLFASRGPVADLRVLFAGHADIFTLVVHQGAGIHRLADLRGKRIGIGNPGSRQSAQMDRVMAALGLARSDFADVRDYSPAAQNRAFCAGELDAIVYSVAHPNGLVRDAALTCQGVLVSVNGPAIDRMLSDYREYERTAIPGGTYPVNQADIQTFGVRAVVVTTTRMPDKVAYEITRAVFDNFDVFRMLHPAFEALSVAESIRRTGNAPIHPGAERYYRERGWLPRLPPPSRPS; encoded by the coding sequence ATGTGCCCGGACCTTAGTCGCAACCCTGGAAAGACATCGGAAGCCCGCGCCCGCCTGCGGTCGGCGATTGCAGCACTTTGCCTCGCCTCTGTCGCTGTCACCCTGCTGGGATGCGCACAGGTGATCCGCCGGCCGGACGTGATGGTTGGTACGGCCAGTCCGGGCGATGTCGATTATCCGCTCGGCGGGTCGATCTGCCGGCTGTTCAACCTTGACACCCCCCGCCACGGTCTGCGCTGTGCCGAGAAGCCCTCGGAAGAATCCGCCAGCAACATCGAATCGCTGCTCAGCGGCGGCATCGATGTCGGCATCGTGCTGTCGGACGACCTCGCCGATGCCGTGGCCGGAGAGGGGCTGTTCGCCTCGCGGGGGCCGGTTGCCGATCTGCGCGTCCTGTTCGCCGGGCATGCCGACATCTTCACGCTCGTCGTCCACCAGGGGGCGGGCATCCATCGCCTGGCGGATCTGCGGGGAAAGCGCATCGGGATCGGCAATCCCGGGTCGCGGCAAAGCGCCCAGATGGACCGCGTCATGGCGGCGCTGGGGCTGGCGCGCAGCGATTTCGCGGATGTCCGCGACTATTCGCCGGCGGCGCAGAACCGCGCCTTTTGCGCGGGCGAGCTGGACGCGATTGTCTATTCGGTCGCGCATCCCAATGGCCTTGTCCGCGATGCGGCGCTCACCTGCCAGGGTGTTCTGGTCAGTGTGAACGGTCCGGCGATTGACAGGATGTTGTCCGACTATCGGGAATATGAGCGCACGGCGATTCCCGGCGGTACCTATCCGGTCAATCAGGCGGACATACAAACCTTCGGCGTCCGCGCCGTGGTCGTCACCACCACGCGCATGCCCGATAAGGTGGCGTACGAGATCACCCGGGCCGTGTTCGACAATTTCGACGTTTTCCGGATGCTGCACCCGGCCTTCGAGGCGCTGTCGGTCGCGGAGTCGATCCGGCGGACCGGAAACGCGCCGATCCACCCCGGCGCCGAACGCTATTACCGCGAGCGCGGCTGGCTGCCACGGCTGCCGCCCCCCTCGCGGCCATCGTAA